The Silurus meridionalis isolate SWU-2019-XX chromosome 25, ASM1480568v1, whole genome shotgun sequence genomic interval AGGATACTTTCTAATGCACTTAAATCGCAAATTCGACAAGAGAATAAAAACGAGTGCAGCACAATACAGTAAACTATGTAATATGCGCTAAGCTCACAGTACATGAggataaacaaaaatgttttcaaatgaagTTTTGCAATGCTTCCTTCAAATTTGGATGAAATCCAGCACCCGAGAAGagactttctttttctctcctctcttatGTTGCCTTCCAGTGGTTGAGACGGCATGTTGCAGATAAACATGACGAAAAATCTTAGAGAAAATTAGTTTGAAGTCTCAAATCTATATATAAAGTTTAACGATATGAAATACAATGTTCTAACGCATTTAAGTTTAAAACAGGAATGAACAATGttctattttttctctcttagaAAATGCAAATTCGAGATATTTCTCGTCACGGTGTTTCTGcgttttttgtccattttgccacattttttaataacagtAATGCTATTAAGGAACGGtataaatattagttattaaaTGACCATGTTTCTCTAATCTCGACAGGGTTTCCAGGTGCTGGTGGAAACCGAGTGGCTAGATTTCGGCCATAAGTTTGCAGACCGCTGCGGTCATGGCGAGAACGCCGAGGATGTGAACGAGCAGTGCCCGGTCTTCCTGCAGTGGCTTGACTGTGTCCATCAGCTCTTAAAACAGTTTCCCTGCCTGTTTGAGTTCACAGAGGCCTTTCTGGTGCGTGTTCTGTGCAGCCATGCAATCATTTTAGCCATTTTGTTCCCTCACTGTATTCCAATCGATCCTTGGCtgctttttatgctttttatacCAAAAGGTATACGCTGgccatttatttacatgttcGTTATTTTTCCTCATCTCTAATcctagtattttattatttacctagctgttttttcagttttcttcttttttcttccattcacCAAATGTAAATCAGATCATATAAATATCACTGTGTTGTGCAAATGATGatctcaaacaaacaaacgaaaaaatGTTTCGATGCAAACCCTTAACCAGGATTAATGAGGATTTTGTGCGTTTCAGGTCAAGCTGGTGCAGCACACATACTCGTGTCTATATGGAACATTCCTGTGCAATAATGCCCGAGAACGAGAATCGCGAAACGTCTACAAACGGACGTGCTCTGTCTGGTCGCTGCTCCGTGCCGGCAACAAGAACTTTCAAAACTTCCTCTACATCCCCTGCCATGATATGGTAATCATGAAAGAAGCATTTAACAAGCTATTTAACAAGAACATTCAGTGTTGTGTTGATTTATtgcccactttttttttttttttttttttttttgagtaatgGCTTTGCTGCGATCTATTGACTAACACGTTCCAGATTATCTGCAATTATACAGCGTTATTAATAGGATGTTAATGAAGCATGTGTGGGTCTGGACATGTCTGCAAAAAAACGTCTCTTGGGCTATagattaatctttttttcataCCTCTTACCGCTACACCAGGTCTTGCAGCCAGTGTGCCACACGCGGGCATTGCAGTTATGGACTGCTGTGTACCTGCCCACATCGTCCCCATGCACGGCAGCAGAGGACACTATGGAAATCTTCCTGAGCCCCTCGTCCCAGGGAGAGGAGCTCACCTCGCGCTCACTCGACAGGTCAGTAGAACAGTCACTCGTGGTGTTTTATGCTGATCAAAAAACTGAAACAGGATGCAGATTTTGAGATGATGATGCCCTCTTCTGGAAAGCTAGGGTAGCATAGCAAAAGAAATTGTCACGAGCTAGGCAAGTAAAACAGAATGTGCATTATTGTTAAAGTAAACCTTAAATTACTTGATAATTATTTCATGGATTAAATTCACGATTGTAAATATAATACGCCGGATATGGATCGATTGAACACAATGTTTTTACGTTACATCAGCACTTCACATTCAGTTTAACCTAATGCTATTTTAATACAGGCTTCCTAAGACACGTTCCATGGACAACCTGATGTGCCCTTTCGAAAACGGCGTCGCTCTCACACGCACCTCCAGCGATCCCAACCTCAACAAGCACTGCCAAGAGGGACGGCCTCCTCTGGAGCCAATGATTGGCCAAGGTGGCAGTTTCACCGAAAACCTAGAGTTTGCCTCTGAAACCAAATTGTGTAGTGCGGATGAGGAAGTAGGTACATGTGAAGAGACACCTCCCTCACCCTCTCCAAAGTCTGATCAGGACAGCTGTGTGAATATCATGCCAGAACCCTGTCTCACTACACAGCCTTTGCCATCCTTGAACCATCCCTTAACCTTGGATTCGGTTTCACCCCTGTCACAAGGCACACCCATTTTGCACCAAACTTTGCATCAAATCGCCAGCCCTACCCTCCCACCATTACCACAGGAAGTGCACGCTAGGACTGTTAATGCTACCTGCACATTCACTACTACTGAAGATCCTCCTAATGTTCCGCTCTCAAATGGCACAGAGAAGGAAGAGAGCACCACTGAGACACTTGGCTTTCCTTCACCTTCTGCTGCAGAGCTTTTAGAGATCAAAAAACTCACTACTCTTGTCCAGTTAGAGGAGTCTACAGAAACCATAAAGGATGAGTATGGCACCACGGCCGAGTTGCATTCTGTTCAGAAGGTCAACAATGGAAAAGTCTCAGTCCTGGCCACAAGTGATGAAAAGTGGGCTCAGAGTGTTAAGAAACTTCTTCGTGTCGGGTCTGGTTGCACCGGCGGAGGGTACAGAGAGACTCCGCGAAATCTGAGTAGTCCAGTCCAACCCGGCTGGATGTCAGCAGTGAAAAACACCACACTCTGCACTTCTTCGGCCTTTTCCTCAGCTCTGGGGCCATCGTTACGGCAGATTCCGTCAGCGGCACACTGCGTTGACGACGACGGCCTGCCGGTGCCGCTGGATGCCGTGCAACAACGTCTGCGCCAGATCGAGGCAAGCTACAAGCAGGAGGTGGAGGTGCTGCGGCGGCAGGTTAAGCAGCTGCAGATGAAACTGGAGAGCAGACCACACAGCTCGCCACCATCCGAGCCAGACATCTACTATGAGGATGATATTGTGAGTTTGATTGCCCCAGTGACTTGCGAGAAGAAGGATTTTCGCTAATGATGTTTAAATCACTAATGCGCTAACGTCTCCCATCTTCTTGTTTCATTGCAGACATGTCTCCGAGAGTCAGATGATGGCGATGAAGAGGACTCTCTATCGGCCCACAGCGAGGACCGCCTCAGTGAAGGCAGCTGGGATCGTGTAGAGAGAAAAGATACAGAGGTGAAAATCTATGGGGGAAGGGGGGAAATAACAATCACTGATATTTCCTAATGCCAGTTTATTCGGTGACTGGCGGTGCATGTTCTCTAGCATTGGGCAGAGCACACATTTTGGGAAGAATCGGAATGTGATTAGTGCTTGGAAATGGTGGAaaagaagcaaagaaaaaaatcttatgatcgcagagcattagtgagatcaagaaagaatacgaggtggtatcaacgAGTTTCGAGACACTCCCTGTTTACAAGACAGTACTTcaattatctacatttacacactatcacctaaaaaaaaaagtcccattgcacagcaatacagtgttcctgccacttctggaatatgtcccGAAGCGTGTCAAGCCGGATCTTCATGTTCAAATCTGGCTGAGTGCGGAAATGAGATCATGTTGTGTTCGTCGAGAAACTCACGTGCGAGGAGAGCTCAGCGACAGGTCGCGCACATGCTCAGaattgcaccagttgcacagcttccTATTTACACAACACGATGAATTTTAGCACACTGAATTATAaaggtcggtgcttcctgtgactatGCGCTCAGCCTTGTGCTGCCtcctgttggcgtgttacaaaactagtctcaaaactttgataccacctcataggGTAAAAGGTCGTTCATGAAAATGATGGATAATGGCCGTGTTGTATGGGCACATATGTCAGATTCAAAGAGTGTCATTTTAGTTATACAAACCTGTTATTGCGTAAGTTCAGCAGTTCAAATGCTTTTATTAGGATGTGAAATCTGAGCCCCAATCTCTTCCTAAACCTTACACAGGTTACTAGATGGGTTCCTGACCATATGGCCTCACATTGCTTCAACTGTGATAGCGAGTTCTGGATAGCTAAGAGACGCCATCACTGCAGGTATGAACGTCTAAACCGAAATGCACCACGCCGTTTTTAATTGACGTGCGACAGTGGAACAGCATGAGAATAATGGTGATAATTACATCTTAAATACACACctaaagtttggacacacctaaATAAACCTTGGAgtggagaggggaaaaaaagggttgTGATTTTGGTGAACAGCAtcgttttattatatatttttgaggACTTTTAGTTGATTGTAATAAAGGTAAAATTTAAATTAACAGTAACTGTGCATCTGTTTTCTCAGAAACTGTGGAAACGTGTTCTGTAAAGACTGCTGCCACCTGAAGCTGCCCATCCCCGATCAGCAGCTTTACGATCCAGAGCTGGTGTGTAACTCGTGCTACGACCTGCTGCTGGAGAGCCGAACGCGGGAATTGCGCTCACAGCAGCTGAAAAAGCCCATCGCCACAGCCTCGAGCTGAGCGTGCTAATCAGTTTCCCACCCCGTGGGCTTCCCAGGCCCCCTTACGTAGGTGCCATGAGAGTCGCCTGCTGTTTTTGGCAGAGATGCAACACCCACGCTGGTTAGTGAGGATTCAAGGGTTGGTGTGAGCTGAATCGCTTCGTTCGCAAGCAAAAACTGGACTGGAGTCAGGGAACGAATTGATGACTGAATAAAGCTTGAATGAGATTAAAAGGTGGAAGTTTTTCTTCTTACAACACCGAGGAGTCGGAACTAATTTATCTCCTTTCTAGTCAAGGGAGAAAAGCTGATGGCTACCACCAGGGGACACTGTGGCTAAAGTGACCCTGATGTGAaaagccgttttttttttttttttttttttttttttttcatctcaaaAAGAATTCACATTATATCCATAACTGTA includes:
- the mtmr4 gene encoding myotubularin-related protein 4 isoform X1 — protein: MPEHRAFTTYATYQKLGYSARITSHPVQFECSESCNVFTDTRGRVQPPDQCRPDSETSLRSRRRTTGGAGRSTGGVKTRLTPLSKTCDVTLKSRGVNWCGSSEAHVKTEFCGKKKERRQSSAHQQQCIQGFLKKKPCQTQGEEGPPSLEYIQAKDLFPQKELVKEDESLQVPFPALQGEGVEFLGHADDAIIAISNYRLHIKFKDSIISIYPGVDTEISVPLRLIEGVESRDMFQLHIICKDSKVVRCHFSTFKQCQEWLKRLNRAIAHPSRLEDLFALAYHAWSLGGCANDEDQHLSLCRPGDHVRHRMEMEVRRMDFDTQNAWRISEINSNYKLCSSYPQKLLVPVWITDKELESVASFRSWKRIPVVVYRHQKNGAVIARCSQPEISWWGWRNTEDEYLVTSIAKACGLDSGPRASCRTRVDGADSSDCDFDSSLAVGSGPDSSTAPQKLLILDARSYTAAVANRAKGGGCECEEYYPNCEVMFMGMANIHSIRNSFQSLRAVCSQIPDPGNWLSALESTRWLQHLSVMLKAATLVSSAVERDGRPVLVHCSDGWDRTPQIVALAKVLLDPYYRTIEGFQVLVETEWLDFGHKFADRCGHGENAEDVNEQCPVFLQWLDCVHQLLKQFPCLFEFTEAFLVKLVQHTYSCLYGTFLCNNARERESRNVYKRTCSVWSLLRAGNKNFQNFLYIPCHDMVLQPVCHTRALQLWTAVYLPTSSPCTAAEDTMEIFLSPSSQGEELTSRSLDRLPKTRSMDNLMCPFENGVALTRTSSDPNLNKHCQEGRPPLEPMIGQGGSFTENLEFASETKLCSADEEVGTCEETPPSPSPKSDQDSCVNIMPEPCLTTQPLPSLNHPLTLDSVSPLSQGTPILHQTLHQIASPTLPPLPQEVHARTVNATCTFTTTEDPPNVPLSNGTEKEESTTETLGFPSPSAAELLEIKKLTTLVQLEESTETIKDEYGTTAELHSVQKVNNGKVSVLATSDEKWAQSVKKLLRVGSGCTGGGYRETPRNLSSPVQPGWMSAVKNTTLCTSSAFSSALGPSLRQIPSAAHCVDDDGLPVPLDAVQQRLRQIEASYKQEVEVLRRQVKQLQMKLESRPHSSPPSEPDIYYEDDITCLRESDDGDEEDSLSAHSEDRLSEGSWDRVERKDTEVTRWVPDHMASHCFNCDSEFWIAKRRHHCRNCGNVFCKDCCHLKLPIPDQQLYDPELVCNSCYDLLLESRTRELRSQQLKKPIATASS
- the mtmr4 gene encoding myotubularin-related protein 4 isoform X9, with protein sequence MGEEGPPSLEYIQAKDLFPQKELVKEDESLQVPFPALQGEGVEFLGHADDAIIAISNYRLHIKFKDSIISIYPGVDTEISVPLRLIEGVESRDMFQLHIICKDSKVVRCHFSTFKQCQEWLKRLNRAIAHPSRLEDLFALAYHAWSLGGCANDEDQHLSLCRPGDHVRHRMEMEVRRMDFDTQNAWRISEINSNYKLCSSYPQKLLVPVWITDKELESVASFRSWKRIPVVVYRHQKNGAVIARCSQPEISWWGWRNTEDEYLVTSIAKACGLDSGPRASCRTRVDGADSSDCDFDSSLAVGSGPDSSTAPQKLLILDARSYTAAVANRAKGGGCECEEYYPNCEVMFMGMANIHSIRNSFQSLRAVCSQIPDPGNWLSALESTRWLQHLSVMLKAATLVSSAVERDGRPVLVHCSDGWDRTPQIVALAKVLLDPYYRTIEGFQVLVETEWLDFGHKFADRCGHGENAEDVNEQCPVFLQWLDCVHQLLKQFPCLFEFTEAFLVKLVQHTYSCLYGTFLCNNARERESRNVYKRTCSVWSLLRAGNKNFQNFLYIPCHDMVLQPVCHTRALQLWTAVYLPTSSPCTAAEDTMEIFLSPSSQGEELTSRSLDRLPKTRSMDNLMCPFENGVALTRTSSDPNLNKHCQEGRPPLEPMIGQGGSFTENLEFASETKLCSADEEVGTCEETPPSPSPKSDQDSCVNIMPEPCLTTQPLPSLNHPLTLDSVSPLSQGTPILHQTLHQIASPTLPPLPQEVHARTVNATCTFTTTEDPPNVPLSNGTEKEESTTETLGFPSPSAAELLEIKKLTTLVQLEESTETIKDEYGTTAELHSVQKVNNGKVSVLATSDEKWAQSVKKLLRVGSGCTGGGYRETPRNLSSPVQPGWMSAVKNTTLCTSSAFSSALGPSLRQIPSAAHCVDDDGLPVPLDAVQQRLRQIEASYKQEVEVLRRQVKQLQMKLESRPHSSPPSEPDIYYEDDITCLRESDDGDEEDSLSAHSEDRLSEGSWDRVERKDTEVTRWVPDHMASHCFNCDSEFWIAKRRHHCRNCGNVFCKDCCHLKLPIPDQQLYDPELVCNSCYDLLLESRTRELRSQQLKKPIATASS
- the mtmr4 gene encoding myotubularin-related protein 4 isoform X8; the encoded protein is MTEFCGKKKERRQSSAHQQQCIQGFLKKKPCQTQGEEGPPSLEYIQAKDLFPQKELVKEDESLQVPFPALQGEGVEFLGHADDAIIAISNYRLHIKFKDSIISIYPGVDTEISVPLRLIEGVESRDMFQLHIICKDSKVVRCHFSTFKQCQEWLKRLNRAIAHPSRLEDLFALAYHAWSLGGCANDEDQHLSLCRPGDHVRHRMEMEVRRMDFDTQNAWRISEINSNYKLCSSYPQKLLVPVWITDKELESVASFRSWKRIPVVVYRHQKNGAVIARCSQPEISWWGWRNTEDEYLVTSIAKACGLDSGPRASCRTRVDGADSSDCDFDSSLAVGSGPDSSTAPQKLLILDARSYTAAVANRAKGGGCECEEYYPNCEVMFMGMANIHSIRNSFQSLRAVCSQIPDPGNWLSALESTRWLQHLSVMLKAATLVSSAVERDGRPVLVHCSDGWDRTPQIVALAKVLLDPYYRTIEGFQVLVETEWLDFGHKFADRCGHGENAEDVNEQCPVFLQWLDCVHQLLKQFPCLFEFTEAFLVKLVQHTYSCLYGTFLCNNARERESRNVYKRTCSVWSLLRAGNKNFQNFLYIPCHDMVLQPVCHTRALQLWTAVYLPTSSPCTAAEDTMEIFLSPSSQGEELTSRSLDRLPKTRSMDNLMCPFENGVALTRTSSDPNLNKHCQEGRPPLEPMIGQGGSFTENLEFASETKLCSADEEVGTCEETPPSPSPKSDQDSCVNIMPEPCLTTQPLPSLNHPLTLDSVSPLSQGTPILHQTLHQIASPTLPPLPQEVHARTVNATCTFTTTEDPPNVPLSNGTEKEESTTETLGFPSPSAAELLEIKKLTTLVQLEESTETIKDEYGTTAELHSVQKVNNGKVSVLATSDEKWAQSVKKLLRVGSGCTGGGYRETPRNLSSPVQPGWMSAVKNTTLCTSSAFSSALGPSLRQIPSAAHCVDDDGLPVPLDAVQQRLRQIEASYKQEVEVLRRQVKQLQMKLESRPHSSPPSEPDIYYEDDITCLRESDDGDEEDSLSAHSEDRLSEGSWDRVERKDTEVTRWVPDHMASHCFNCDSEFWIAKRRHHCRNCGNVFCKDCCHLKLPIPDQQLYDPELVCNSCYDLLLESRTRELRSQQLKKPIATASS
- the mtmr4 gene encoding myotubularin-related protein 4 isoform X4, with the protein product MKRLVFANTTQGPVGTLLLVVLSRTRKAPLPVLKYLIDVPRSCYRSRRRTTGGAGRSTGGVKTRLTPLSKTCDVTLKSRGVNWCGSSEAHVKTEFCGKKKERRQSSAHQQQCIQGFLKKKPCQTQGEEGPPSLEYIQAKDLFPQKELVKEDESLQVPFPALQGEGVEFLGHADDAIIAISNYRLHIKFKDSIISIYPGVDTEISVPLRLIEGVESRDMFQLHIICKDSKVVRCHFSTFKQCQEWLKRLNRAIAHPSRLEDLFALAYHAWSLGGCANDEDQHLSLCRPGDHVRHRMEMEVRRMDFDTQNAWRISEINSNYKLCSSYPQKLLVPVWITDKELESVASFRSWKRIPVVVYRHQKNGAVIARCSQPEISWWGWRNTEDEYLVTSIAKACGLDSGPRASCRTRVDGADSSDCDFDSSLAVGSGPDSSTAPQKLLILDARSYTAAVANRAKGGGCECEEYYPNCEVMFMGMANIHSIRNSFQSLRAVCSQIPDPGNWLSALESTRWLQHLSVMLKAATLVSSAVERDGRPVLVHCSDGWDRTPQIVALAKVLLDPYYRTIEGFQVLVETEWLDFGHKFADRCGHGENAEDVNEQCPVFLQWLDCVHQLLKQFPCLFEFTEAFLVKLVQHTYSCLYGTFLCNNARERESRNVYKRTCSVWSLLRAGNKNFQNFLYIPCHDMVLQPVCHTRALQLWTAVYLPTSSPCTAAEDTMEIFLSPSSQGEELTSRSLDRLPKTRSMDNLMCPFENGVALTRTSSDPNLNKHCQEGRPPLEPMIGQGGSFTENLEFASETKLCSADEEVGTCEETPPSPSPKSDQDSCVNIMPEPCLTTQPLPSLNHPLTLDSVSPLSQGTPILHQTLHQIASPTLPPLPQEVHARTVNATCTFTTTEDPPNVPLSNGTEKEESTTETLGFPSPSAAELLEIKKLTTLVQLEESTETIKDEYGTTAELHSVQKVNNGKVSVLATSDEKWAQSVKKLLRVGSGCTGGGYRETPRNLSSPVQPGWMSAVKNTTLCTSSAFSSALGPSLRQIPSAAHCVDDDGLPVPLDAVQQRLRQIEASYKQEVEVLRRQVKQLQMKLESRPHSSPPSEPDIYYEDDITCLRESDDGDEEDSLSAHSEDRLSEGSWDRVERKDTEVTRWVPDHMASHCFNCDSEFWIAKRRHHCRNCGNVFCKDCCHLKLPIPDQQLYDPELVCNSCYDLLLESRTRELRSQQLKKPIATASS
- the mtmr4 gene encoding myotubularin-related protein 4 isoform X5, with amino-acid sequence MLSEPTANTDRRVLLGKARVYVSLAVELRSRRRTTGGAGRSTGGVKTRLTPLSKTCDVTLKSRGVNWCGSSEAHVKTEFCGKKKERRQSSAHQQQCIQGFLKKKPCQTQGEEGPPSLEYIQAKDLFPQKELVKEDESLQVPFPALQGEGVEFLGHADDAIIAISNYRLHIKFKDSIISIYPGVDTEISVPLRLIEGVESRDMFQLHIICKDSKVVRCHFSTFKQCQEWLKRLNRAIAHPSRLEDLFALAYHAWSLGGCANDEDQHLSLCRPGDHVRHRMEMEVRRMDFDTQNAWRISEINSNYKLCSSYPQKLLVPVWITDKELESVASFRSWKRIPVVVYRHQKNGAVIARCSQPEISWWGWRNTEDEYLVTSIAKACGLDSGPRASCRTRVDGADSSDCDFDSSLAVGSGPDSSTAPQKLLILDARSYTAAVANRAKGGGCECEEYYPNCEVMFMGMANIHSIRNSFQSLRAVCSQIPDPGNWLSALESTRWLQHLSVMLKAATLVSSAVERDGRPVLVHCSDGWDRTPQIVALAKVLLDPYYRTIEGFQVLVETEWLDFGHKFADRCGHGENAEDVNEQCPVFLQWLDCVHQLLKQFPCLFEFTEAFLVKLVQHTYSCLYGTFLCNNARERESRNVYKRTCSVWSLLRAGNKNFQNFLYIPCHDMVLQPVCHTRALQLWTAVYLPTSSPCTAAEDTMEIFLSPSSQGEELTSRSLDRLPKTRSMDNLMCPFENGVALTRTSSDPNLNKHCQEGRPPLEPMIGQGGSFTENLEFASETKLCSADEEVGTCEETPPSPSPKSDQDSCVNIMPEPCLTTQPLPSLNHPLTLDSVSPLSQGTPILHQTLHQIASPTLPPLPQEVHARTVNATCTFTTTEDPPNVPLSNGTEKEESTTETLGFPSPSAAELLEIKKLTTLVQLEESTETIKDEYGTTAELHSVQKVNNGKVSVLATSDEKWAQSVKKLLRVGSGCTGGGYRETPRNLSSPVQPGWMSAVKNTTLCTSSAFSSALGPSLRQIPSAAHCVDDDGLPVPLDAVQQRLRQIEASYKQEVEVLRRQVKQLQMKLESRPHSSPPSEPDIYYEDDITCLRESDDGDEEDSLSAHSEDRLSEGSWDRVERKDTEVTRWVPDHMASHCFNCDSEFWIAKRRHHCRNCGNVFCKDCCHLKLPIPDQQLYDPELVCNSCYDLLLESRTRELRSQQLKKPIATASS
- the mtmr4 gene encoding myotubularin-related protein 4 isoform X6 — protein: MGGIRLVQRVPRDEQKRRVAGVCLHFVCMKERGERHQSSGRRKDGFTDSAAPASVCLRGDRALPPLAMSRVNRVSCSMLNCFGEEGPPSLEYIQAKDLFPQKELVKEDESLQVPFPALQGEGVEFLGHADDAIIAISNYRLHIKFKDSIISIYPGVDTEISVPLRLIEGVESRDMFQLHIICKDSKVVRCHFSTFKQCQEWLKRLNRAIAHPSRLEDLFALAYHAWSLGGCANDEDQHLSLCRPGDHVRHRMEMEVRRMDFDTQNAWRISEINSNYKLCSSYPQKLLVPVWITDKELESVASFRSWKRIPVVVYRHQKNGAVIARCSQPEISWWGWRNTEDEYLVTSIAKACGLDSGPRASCRTRVDGADSSDCDFDSSLAVGSGPDSSTAPQKLLILDARSYTAAVANRAKGGGCECEEYYPNCEVMFMGMANIHSIRNSFQSLRAVCSQIPDPGNWLSALESTRWLQHLSVMLKAATLVSSAVERDGRPVLVHCSDGWDRTPQIVALAKVLLDPYYRTIEGFQVLVETEWLDFGHKFADRCGHGENAEDVNEQCPVFLQWLDCVHQLLKQFPCLFEFTEAFLVKLVQHTYSCLYGTFLCNNARERESRNVYKRTCSVWSLLRAGNKNFQNFLYIPCHDMVLQPVCHTRALQLWTAVYLPTSSPCTAAEDTMEIFLSPSSQGEELTSRSLDRLPKTRSMDNLMCPFENGVALTRTSSDPNLNKHCQEGRPPLEPMIGQGGSFTENLEFASETKLCSADEEVGTCEETPPSPSPKSDQDSCVNIMPEPCLTTQPLPSLNHPLTLDSVSPLSQGTPILHQTLHQIASPTLPPLPQEVHARTVNATCTFTTTEDPPNVPLSNGTEKEESTTETLGFPSPSAAELLEIKKLTTLVQLEESTETIKDEYGTTAELHSVQKVNNGKVSVLATSDEKWAQSVKKLLRVGSGCTGGGYRETPRNLSSPVQPGWMSAVKNTTLCTSSAFSSALGPSLRQIPSAAHCVDDDGLPVPLDAVQQRLRQIEASYKQEVEVLRRQVKQLQMKLESRPHSSPPSEPDIYYEDDITCLRESDDGDEEDSLSAHSEDRLSEGSWDRVERKDTEVTRWVPDHMASHCFNCDSEFWIAKRRHHCRNCGNVFCKDCCHLKLPIPDQQLYDPELVCNSCYDLLLESRTRELRSQQLKKPIATASS
- the mtmr4 gene encoding myotubularin-related protein 4 isoform X7; its protein translation is MKERGERHQSSGRRKDGFTDSAAPASVCLRGDRALPPLAMSRVNRVSCSMLNCFGEEGPPSLEYIQAKDLFPQKELVKEDESLQVPFPALQGEGVEFLGHADDAIIAISNYRLHIKFKDSIISIYPGVDTEISVPLRLIEGVESRDMFQLHIICKDSKVVRCHFSTFKQCQEWLKRLNRAIAHPSRLEDLFALAYHAWSLGGCANDEDQHLSLCRPGDHVRHRMEMEVRRMDFDTQNAWRISEINSNYKLCSSYPQKLLVPVWITDKELESVASFRSWKRIPVVVYRHQKNGAVIARCSQPEISWWGWRNTEDEYLVTSIAKACGLDSGPRASCRTRVDGADSSDCDFDSSLAVGSGPDSSTAPQKLLILDARSYTAAVANRAKGGGCECEEYYPNCEVMFMGMANIHSIRNSFQSLRAVCSQIPDPGNWLSALESTRWLQHLSVMLKAATLVSSAVERDGRPVLVHCSDGWDRTPQIVALAKVLLDPYYRTIEGFQVLVETEWLDFGHKFADRCGHGENAEDVNEQCPVFLQWLDCVHQLLKQFPCLFEFTEAFLVKLVQHTYSCLYGTFLCNNARERESRNVYKRTCSVWSLLRAGNKNFQNFLYIPCHDMVLQPVCHTRALQLWTAVYLPTSSPCTAAEDTMEIFLSPSSQGEELTSRSLDRLPKTRSMDNLMCPFENGVALTRTSSDPNLNKHCQEGRPPLEPMIGQGGSFTENLEFASETKLCSADEEVGTCEETPPSPSPKSDQDSCVNIMPEPCLTTQPLPSLNHPLTLDSVSPLSQGTPILHQTLHQIASPTLPPLPQEVHARTVNATCTFTTTEDPPNVPLSNGTEKEESTTETLGFPSPSAAELLEIKKLTTLVQLEESTETIKDEYGTTAELHSVQKVNNGKVSVLATSDEKWAQSVKKLLRVGSGCTGGGYRETPRNLSSPVQPGWMSAVKNTTLCTSSAFSSALGPSLRQIPSAAHCVDDDGLPVPLDAVQQRLRQIEASYKQEVEVLRRQVKQLQMKLESRPHSSPPSEPDIYYEDDITCLRESDDGDEEDSLSAHSEDRLSEGSWDRVERKDTEVTRWVPDHMASHCFNCDSEFWIAKRRHHCRNCGNVFCKDCCHLKLPIPDQQLYDPELVCNSCYDLLLESRTRELRSQQLKKPIATASS
- the mtmr4 gene encoding myotubularin-related protein 4 isoform X2 codes for the protein MQLERITSCEPFFPLRLVERPRQVDHDWLMREVIASECGSRVGCTESPLGQLIVSESRRRTTGGAGRSTGGVKTRLTPLSKTCDVTLKSRGVNWCGSSEAHVKTEFCGKKKERRQSSAHQQQCIQGFLKKKPCQTQGEEGPPSLEYIQAKDLFPQKELVKEDESLQVPFPALQGEGVEFLGHADDAIIAISNYRLHIKFKDSIISIYPGVDTEISVPLRLIEGVESRDMFQLHIICKDSKVVRCHFSTFKQCQEWLKRLNRAIAHPSRLEDLFALAYHAWSLGGCANDEDQHLSLCRPGDHVRHRMEMEVRRMDFDTQNAWRISEINSNYKLCSSYPQKLLVPVWITDKELESVASFRSWKRIPVVVYRHQKNGAVIARCSQPEISWWGWRNTEDEYLVTSIAKACGLDSGPRASCRTRVDGADSSDCDFDSSLAVGSGPDSSTAPQKLLILDARSYTAAVANRAKGGGCECEEYYPNCEVMFMGMANIHSIRNSFQSLRAVCSQIPDPGNWLSALESTRWLQHLSVMLKAATLVSSAVERDGRPVLVHCSDGWDRTPQIVALAKVLLDPYYRTIEGFQVLVETEWLDFGHKFADRCGHGENAEDVNEQCPVFLQWLDCVHQLLKQFPCLFEFTEAFLVKLVQHTYSCLYGTFLCNNARERESRNVYKRTCSVWSLLRAGNKNFQNFLYIPCHDMVLQPVCHTRALQLWTAVYLPTSSPCTAAEDTMEIFLSPSSQGEELTSRSLDRLPKTRSMDNLMCPFENGVALTRTSSDPNLNKHCQEGRPPLEPMIGQGGSFTENLEFASETKLCSADEEVGTCEETPPSPSPKSDQDSCVNIMPEPCLTTQPLPSLNHPLTLDSVSPLSQGTPILHQTLHQIASPTLPPLPQEVHARTVNATCTFTTTEDPPNVPLSNGTEKEESTTETLGFPSPSAAELLEIKKLTTLVQLEESTETIKDEYGTTAELHSVQKVNNGKVSVLATSDEKWAQSVKKLLRVGSGCTGGGYRETPRNLSSPVQPGWMSAVKNTTLCTSSAFSSALGPSLRQIPSAAHCVDDDGLPVPLDAVQQRLRQIEASYKQEVEVLRRQVKQLQMKLESRPHSSPPSEPDIYYEDDITCLRESDDGDEEDSLSAHSEDRLSEGSWDRVERKDTEVTRWVPDHMASHCFNCDSEFWIAKRRHHCRNCGNVFCKDCCHLKLPIPDQQLYDPELVCNSCYDLLLESRTRELRSQQLKKPIATASS